A genomic segment from Brassica napus cultivar Da-Ae unplaced genomic scaffold, Da-Ae ScsIHWf_802;HRSCAF=1149, whole genome shotgun sequence encodes:
- the LOC125605799 gene encoding F-box/LRR-repeat protein At5g63520-like isoform X1, whose protein sequence is MEKSKKTDMAFIASMNDDLLQNILLRLPAKPFAFASCVNRSWNIVCNRILSRPKMVSAFSRNPHQFEAVEEAIDKALSEPIRPDFVIANITCGNMEDTLSLITKRVGTRVPVIVSIVAGVLGKEVCNDKAGEVKQNDQGMHICPSFAILLTIGYLPGIKVDVIPVIQSKEETEAMIGDKFVMDIRNFVSEVSDHAEPACLMLFGEDTHATEPIIRKLDYAMPAETIIVGDQKGEFLQKRANELSNAQLHKDESRVLAGLIFARDRRRPIEAGRVQFHTAISRGLSPVDLRYKVANAISTLPKWPATLMTAKRIGEAEVLNGEQILDDIEANLLGNPLWEADPYIGVIKRRKYSVGLDQKPKIMASLVFHQVTGADEQYLTVNGAGIKTGDHFQVYLPDLEVAEASLTAVSSQLRNIMSKPNKHEVVGGFVFAGSGRGDSFFGRPNADTSPFLENFPELRFGGVFCDGEIGRSLSVEEGEEKQVTISQRCLHVVSSVYLIVSYACS, encoded by the exons atggagaaatcGAAGAAGACAGATATGGCGTTCATCGCCTCAATGAACGACGACCTTCTCCAGAACATTCTCCTACGATTACCCGCGAAACCGTTTGCTTTCGCCTCCTGCGTTAACCGATCGTGGAACATCGTCTGCAATCGCATCCTCTCTCGCCCCAAAATGGTTTCTGCTTTCTCCAGAAACCCTCATCAATTC GAAGCTGTAGAAGAAGCAATTGATAAGGCTTTGTCTGAGCCAATTCGACCAGATTTTGTAATTGCAAACATTACATGTGGGAACATGGAAGACACTTTGAGTCTG ATAACTAAAAGAGTGGGAACAAGGGTTCCTGTTATTGTATCCATAGTTGCTGGAGTATTGGGAAAAGAAGTGTGTAACGACAAGGCTGGAGag GTCAAACAGAATGATCAGGGCATGCACATTTGTCCAAGTTTTGCTATACTGTTGACCATTGGCTACTTGCCAGGAATCAAAGTCGACGTTATTCCTGTAATTCAATCAAAAGAG GAAACTGAAGCGATGATTGGTGACAAATTTGTGATGGATATTAGGAACTTCGTGTCAGAGGTTTCAGATCATGCTGAACCAGCCTGTCTTATGCTCTTCGGG GAGGATACTCATGCCACAGAACCTATCATTCGAAAATTGG ACTATGCCATGCCTGCAGAAACTATTATTGTGGGTGATCAAAAGGGAGAGTTCTTACAGAAACGAGCTAATGAATTAAGTAATGCTCAGTTGCATAAAGATGAGAGCAGAGTTCTCGCAGGTTTAATCTTCGCAAGAGATAGACGCAGACCCATTG AAGCTGGACGAGTTCAGTTTCACACTGCTATATCAAGAGGATTGTCACCGGTTGATTTGAGGTACAAGGTGGCTAATGCCATTAGTACTCTCCCTAAATGGCCTGCTACACTTATGACAGCAAAAAGAATTGGAGAAGCTGAGGTTCTTAATGGAGAACAAATTCTAGATGACATAGAAGCAAATCTG TTAGGAAACCCGCTCTGGGAGGCTGATCCATACATTGGAgtgataaaaagaagaaaatactCAGTTGGTTTGGATCAGAAGCCAAAGATCATGGCCTCACTTGTGTTTCATCAAGTTACTGG AGCCGATGAGCAGTATCTTACAGTCAATGGCGCTGGAATCAAAACGGGTGACCATTTCCAAGTTTACCTCCCTGATCTCGAAGTGGCTGAAGCATCACTAACTGCTGTTTCTTCTCAGCTTAGAAACATCATGTCCAAACCAAACAAGCACGAAGTTGTTGGAGGGTTTGTTTTCGCCGGTAGTGGACGTGGCGACTCCTTCTTTGGCCGTCCAAACGCGGACACCTCACCGTTCCTGGAGAACTTCCCGGAGCTACGTTTTGGTGGTGTATTCTGCGACGGTGAAATCGGAAGAAGCTTGTCCGTGGAGGAGGGAGAGGAGAAGCAAGTAACTATCAGTCAGAGATGTCTTCACGTTGTTAGTTCTGTTTATCTTATTGTCTCTTATGCATGTTCTTAA
- the LOC125605799 gene encoding F-box/LRR-repeat protein At5g63520-like isoform X2 has protein sequence MEKSKKTDMAFIASMNDDLLQNILLRLPAKPFAFASCVNRSWNIVCNRILSRPKMVSAFSRNPHQFEAVEEAIDKALSEPIRPDFVIANITCGNMEDTLSLITKRVGTRVPVIVSIVAGVLGKEVCNDKAGEVKQNDQGMHICPSFAILLTIGYLPGIKVDVIPVIQSKEETEAMIGDKFVMDIRNFVSEVSDHAEPACLMLFGEDTHATEPIIRKLDYAMPAETIIVGDQKGEFLQKRANELSNAQLHKDESRVLAGLIFARDRRRPIEAGRVQFHTAISRGLSPVDLRYKVANAISTLPKWPATLMTAKRIGEAEVLNGEQILDDIEANLLGNPLWEADPYIGVIKRRKYSVGLDQKPKIMASLVFHQVTGLETSCPNQTSTKLLEGLFSPVVDVATPSLAVQTRTPHRSWRTSRSYVLVVYSATVKSEEACPWRRERRSK, from the exons atggagaaatcGAAGAAGACAGATATGGCGTTCATCGCCTCAATGAACGACGACCTTCTCCAGAACATTCTCCTACGATTACCCGCGAAACCGTTTGCTTTCGCCTCCTGCGTTAACCGATCGTGGAACATCGTCTGCAATCGCATCCTCTCTCGCCCCAAAATGGTTTCTGCTTTCTCCAGAAACCCTCATCAATTC GAAGCTGTAGAAGAAGCAATTGATAAGGCTTTGTCTGAGCCAATTCGACCAGATTTTGTAATTGCAAACATTACATGTGGGAACATGGAAGACACTTTGAGTCTG ATAACTAAAAGAGTGGGAACAAGGGTTCCTGTTATTGTATCCATAGTTGCTGGAGTATTGGGAAAAGAAGTGTGTAACGACAAGGCTGGAGag GTCAAACAGAATGATCAGGGCATGCACATTTGTCCAAGTTTTGCTATACTGTTGACCATTGGCTACTTGCCAGGAATCAAAGTCGACGTTATTCCTGTAATTCAATCAAAAGAG GAAACTGAAGCGATGATTGGTGACAAATTTGTGATGGATATTAGGAACTTCGTGTCAGAGGTTTCAGATCATGCTGAACCAGCCTGTCTTATGCTCTTCGGG GAGGATACTCATGCCACAGAACCTATCATTCGAAAATTGG ACTATGCCATGCCTGCAGAAACTATTATTGTGGGTGATCAAAAGGGAGAGTTCTTACAGAAACGAGCTAATGAATTAAGTAATGCTCAGTTGCATAAAGATGAGAGCAGAGTTCTCGCAGGTTTAATCTTCGCAAGAGATAGACGCAGACCCATTG AAGCTGGACGAGTTCAGTTTCACACTGCTATATCAAGAGGATTGTCACCGGTTGATTTGAGGTACAAGGTGGCTAATGCCATTAGTACTCTCCCTAAATGGCCTGCTACACTTATGACAGCAAAAAGAATTGGAGAAGCTGAGGTTCTTAATGGAGAACAAATTCTAGATGACATAGAAGCAAATCTG TTAGGAAACCCGCTCTGGGAGGCTGATCCATACATTGGAgtgataaaaagaagaaaatactCAGTTGGTTTGGATCAGAAGCCAAAGATCATGGCCTCACTTGTGTTTCATCAAGTTACTGG CTTAGAAACATCATGTCCAAACCAAACAAGCACGAAGTTGTTGGAGGGTTTGTTTTCGCCGGTAGTGGACGTGGCGACTCCTTCTTTGGCCGTCCAAACGCGGACACCTCACCGTTCCTGGAGAACTTCCCGGAGCTACGTTTTGGTGGTGTATTCTGCGACGGTGAAATCGGAAGAAGCTTGTCCGTGGAGGAGGGAGAGGAGAAGCAAGTAA
- the LOC106415503 gene encoding protein TRACHEARY ELEMENT DIFFERENTIATION-RELATED 7A-like, protein MKLLFLLALTVVASCYAREVPDKFPPGVTPDTPPFSYVTPPPPPPSNEETKFPPGVTPDTPPFSYVTPPPPPSKEKTKFPPGVTPDTPPFSYVTPPPPPSKEETKFPPGVTPDTPPFSYVTPPPPPTMREH, encoded by the exons atgaagctcctcttcttactcgccCTCACAGTCGTTGCATCTT GTTATGCGAGAGAAGTGCCGGATAAGTTCCCTCCAGGTGTGACTCCTGACACTCCTCCATTTAGTTATGTTACTCCTCCGCCACCACCACCGTCCAATGAAGAAACTAAGTTCCCTCCAGGTGTGACTCCAGACACTCCTCCATTTAGTTATGTTACtccgccaccaccaccatccAAGGAAAAAACTAAATTCCCTCCGGGCGTGACTCCAGACACTCCTCCATTTAGTTATGTTACTCCGCCGCCACCACCGTCCAAGGAAGAAACTAAGTTCCCTCCAGGTGTGACTCCTGACACTCCCCCATTTAGTTATGTTACTCCACCGCCACCACCAACAATGAGAGAACACTGA
- the LOC125605800 gene encoding extensin-1-like, translating into MKLIFSVALGVIASCCARKMPNKFPQSCYKTPPPPPPMDEARELSTEEIMFPPPCYNTPPLPSPLDEARELSTEEIMFPPPCYKTTPPPPPVDEARELSTEEIMFPPPCYKTTPPPPPVDEARELSTEEIMFPPPCYKTTPPPSPLDEARELSTEEIMFPPPCYKTTPPPPPVDEARELSTEEIMFPPPCYKTTPPPPPVDEARELSTEEIMFPPPCYKTPPPPPPMDEARELSTEEIMFPPPSYKTPTPPLPMDEAREISTEEIMFPP; encoded by the exons ATGAAGCTTATCTTCTCGGTCGCTCTCGGAGTCATTGCATCTT GTTGTGCGAGAAAGATGCCGAATAAGTTCCCCCAATCTTGTTATAAGACTCCTCCGCCGCCACCACCGATGGATGAAGCAAGAGAGCTGTCCACGGAAGAAATTATGTTCCCCCCACCTTGCTATAATACTCCTCCACTGCCATCACCATTGGATGAAGCAAGAGAGCTGTCCACGGAAGAAATCATGTTCCCTCCACCTTGTTATAAGACTACTCCACCGCCACCACCAGTGGATGAAGCAAGAGAGCTGTCTACGGAAGAAATCATGTTCCCCCCACCTTGTTATAAGACTACTCCACCGCCACCACCAGTGGATGAAGCAAGAGAGCTGTCTACGGAAGAAATCATGTTCCCCCCACCTTGTTATAAGACTACTCCACCTCCATCACCTCTGGATGAAGCAAGAGAGCTGTCCACAGAAGAAATCATGTTCCCACCACCCTGTTATAAGACTACTCCACCGCCACCACCGGTGGATGAAGCAAGAGAGCTGTCCACGGAAGAAATCATGTTCCCCCCACCTTGTTATAAGACTACTCCGCCGCCACCACCGGTGGATGAAGCAAGAGAGCTGTCCACGGAAGAAATCATGTTCCCCCCACCTTGTTATAAGACTCCTCCACCGCCACCACCGATGGATGAAGCAAGAGAGCTGTCCACAGAAGAAATCATGTTCCCCCCACCTTCTTATAAGACTCCTACACCGCCACTACCGATGGATGAAGCAAGAGAGATCTCCACAGAAGAAATCATGTTCCCCCCATAA
- the LOC106415523 gene encoding egg cell-secreted protein 1.4-like has protein sequence MESKSRAIASLVLVVVLSVAGLMTPPVVVAHEQPPQSPINIEKCWSSIFNVNGCVLELYRSVFSGKFGNVGVACCKAFSTIDANCWPHMFPLNPFFPPLIKDNCAHIVPE, from the coding sequence ATGGAAAGCAAATCAAGAGCTATTGCCTCCTTAGTCCTAGTTGTAGTCTTAAGTGTTGCAGGTTTGATGACTCCACCAGTTGTAGTAGCTCATGAACAACCACCTCAGTCTCCTATCAACATAGAGAAATGTTGGTCATCTATATTTAACGTCAATGGGTGCGTACTCGAGCTCTACAGATCAGTATTCTCCGGAAAATTTGGCAATGTTGGAGTCGCATGTTGCAAAGCATTTTCAACCATTGATGCTAACTGTTGGCCTCATATGTTTCCATTGAACCCGTTCTTTCCACCTCTTATCAAAGACAATTGTGCACACATTGTTCCAGAGTGA